The Juglans microcarpa x Juglans regia isolate MS1-56 chromosome 2S, Jm3101_v1.0, whole genome shotgun sequence genome has a window encoding:
- the LOC121253426 gene encoding uncharacterized protein LOC121253426 codes for MVGIGVIVRNSEGAVMASLCSLMDLFPDPLLGEAIAARRASSFCADLGFQHVILEGDSLLVVKAIQNKEDSWSDSGLVVRDIKILLSKFLSWSILHVHREVNVIAHHLAKFALSCQEDCIMIEDCPPCIKQLL; via the coding sequence ATGGTGGGGATTGGTGTAATTGTTAGGAACTCAGAAGGAGCTGTTATGGCATCCTTATGTTCTTTGATGGACCTGTTCCCAGATCCACTTCTTGGTGAGGCCATAGCAGCTCGAAGAGCCTCTTCCTTCTGTGCAGATCTGGGTTTTCAGCATGTCATACTCGAAGGTGACTCCTTGCTGGTGGTGAAGGCAATCCAAAACAAGGAAGATAGTTGGAGTGATTCTGGCCTTGTCGTTAGAGATATTAAGATTTTGCTTTCTAAATTCCTCTCTTGGTCTATCTTACACGTCCATAGGGAAGTTAATGTAATTGCACATCACTTGGCAAAATTTGCTCTTAGTTGCCAAGAGGATTGCATAATGATTGAGGACTGTCCCCCTTGTATCAAGCAACTACTATGa